The proteins below are encoded in one region of Desulfonatronum thioautotrophicum:
- a CDS encoding type II toxin-antitoxin system VapC family toxin — protein MADTHIVVDTSVIIDHLRKRNKRNSHLFRTIGYYSMHLPSIVLFELFAGAKDRRKQDDIENLLVLFQPVVFHGPVARQAASIYRSLKENNQLIEIRDIFIAASAMFLDLPLFSLNIDHFQRIEGLHLIRHP, from the coding sequence ATGGCCGATACCCACATTGTAGTCGACACTTCGGTCATCATTGACCATCTGCGCAAGAGAAACAAACGGAACAGTCATCTCTTCAGGACCATTGGATATTACTCGATGCATCTGCCGTCGATCGTCCTTTTTGAGCTTTTTGCCGGTGCAAAGGATCGGCGCAAACAGGACGACATCGAGAATCTCCTTGTCTTGTTTCAACCTGTCGTCTTTCACGGGCCTGTTGCTCGTCAGGCGGCCTCAATCTATCGATCTCTCAAGGAAAATAATCAACTTATCGAAATCCGTGACATTTTCATCGCCGCATCCGCAATGTTCTTGGATCTGCCGCTTTTCAGCCTCAATATCGACCATTTTCAACGCATTGAGGGACTCCAT